Proteins from a genomic interval of Luteibacter pinisoli:
- a CDS encoding winged helix-turn-helix transcriptional regulator has protein sequence MDIEKLSSGTCPISRGLALVGDAWSALILRDAGRGMTQFDQFRASLGIAPNILSRRLKALTEGGVLEKRRYSERPPRDEYILTAAGRDFLPILAAMGEWGRHHNGGGAISQLTNLATGERVEAVVVDRRTGVPLADMDVRLEMPA, from the coding sequence ATGGACATCGAAAAACTTTCTTCCGGTACCTGCCCCATCTCCCGGGGCCTCGCACTCGTGGGCGATGCCTGGAGCGCGCTGATCCTGCGGGACGCCGGGCGGGGCATGACCCAGTTCGACCAGTTCCGGGCAAGCCTCGGCATCGCCCCGAACATCCTGTCGCGACGGCTGAAGGCCCTGACGGAGGGTGGTGTGCTGGAGAAGCGGCGCTACAGCGAGCGGCCGCCGAGGGACGAGTACATCCTCACCGCGGCCGGCCGGGACTTCTTGCCCATCCTCGCCGCCATGGGCGAATGGGGTCGCCACCACAACGGGGGTGGCGCGATCAGCCAGCTGACCAACCTGGCGACGGGCGAGCGAGTGGAAGCCGTGGTGGTCGACCGCCGCACGGGCGTGCCGCTGGCGGACATGGACGTACGGCTGGAGATGCCCGCCTAG
- the rtcA gene encoding RNA 3'-terminal phosphate cyclase, with protein MIEIDGQAGGGQLLRTALALSLCSGEPFAMENIRGKRERPGLLRQHLTAVEAAAQVGDADVDGATPGSTTLRFSPRAVHGGAHRWTIGTAGSTTLVLQTVLPALWMHGVEASLSIVGGTHNPQAPSADFIAHAFLPAMARMGLDASFALDSHGFYPAGGGEIRMALRAGGKPAPVHFGERGPVLEQHAEAIVSAIPAKIGERELAIARARLGLGDGEASLREVRRAMGPGNALSIRFRTEHASAVFTGFGIKRVTAEAVAERACAEARAWLAADVVADSYLADQLLLPMALAGGGSFTTLAPSAHTRSNAALIEKFLPVEFIYTDHGRGRWTIAVER; from the coding sequence ATGATCGAGATCGATGGCCAGGCCGGTGGCGGCCAGTTGCTGCGCACCGCGCTGGCCCTGAGCCTGTGCAGTGGCGAGCCGTTCGCCATGGAAAACATCCGCGGCAAGCGCGAGCGCCCGGGCCTGCTACGCCAGCACCTCACCGCGGTGGAAGCCGCGGCGCAGGTCGGCGATGCGGACGTGGACGGCGCGACGCCGGGATCCACGACGCTGCGCTTCAGCCCGCGCGCTGTGCACGGCGGTGCCCATCGCTGGACGATCGGCACGGCGGGTTCGACCACGCTGGTGTTGCAGACCGTCCTCCCCGCGTTGTGGATGCATGGCGTGGAGGCGAGTCTGTCGATTGTCGGCGGCACGCATAACCCGCAGGCGCCCTCGGCGGACTTCATCGCCCACGCGTTCCTGCCGGCCATGGCGCGCATGGGCCTGGACGCGTCGTTCGCCCTGGACAGCCACGGCTTCTATCCGGCGGGCGGCGGCGAGATCCGCATGGCGTTGCGCGCGGGCGGCAAGCCGGCCCCGGTGCATTTCGGCGAGCGTGGCCCCGTGCTCGAGCAGCACGCCGAGGCGATTGTCTCGGCCATCCCGGCGAAGATCGGCGAGCGTGAGCTTGCGATTGCCCGGGCGCGGCTCGGCCTGGGTGACGGTGAAGCCTCTCTACGCGAGGTGCGCCGGGCGATGGGCCCGGGCAATGCGTTGTCGATCCGTTTCCGCACCGAACATGCATCTGCGGTGTTCACTGGCTTCGGCATCAAGCGGGTCACGGCCGAAGCGGTGGCCGAGCGCGCCTGTGCGGAAGCACGCGCCTGGCTGGCGGCCGACGTAGTGGCGGATAGCTACCTCGCCGACCAGCTGTTGTTGCCGATGGCGTTGGCCGGTGGTGGCAGCTTCACCACCCTGGCGCCTTCCGCGCATACGCGCAGCAATGCCGCGCTGATCGAGAAGTTCCTGCCCGTCGAGTTCATTTATACGGACCACGGCCGCGGCCGCTGGACCATCGCGGTGGAACGCTAG
- a CDS encoding RtcB family protein — translation MTTTAYEVINEPGAAPIKLWTRGVPLEDEARQQLVNIAKLPFVHGWLAVMPDVHLGKGATVGSVVPTVGAIVPAAVGVDIGCGMIATRTTLTASDLPENLRGLRHAIEAAVPHGRTVGRRDKGAWETPPEATREGWGELLADFRLITDKYPKLARTNNLHHLGTLGTGNHFVEVCLDEDDRVWFMLHSGSRGVGNAIGTHFIELAKQDMRRWMINLPDQDLAYLPEGSEHFGNYVFAVDWAQRYARTNRAIMMGHVIEAARKVIGKPFEAWAEAVNCHHNYVSRETHLGKEVLLTRKGAVSARKGELGIIPGSMGAKSFIVRGLGNEESFNSCSHGAGRVMSRTQARKEITLDDHRKATEHVECRKDRDVIDESPAAYKPIEAVMKAQEDLIEIVHTLRQVVCVKG, via the coding sequence ATGACCACCACCGCATACGAAGTCATCAACGAACCCGGCGCGGCGCCGATCAAGCTGTGGACGCGCGGCGTCCCGCTGGAAGACGAGGCACGCCAGCAGCTGGTCAACATCGCGAAGCTGCCGTTCGTGCACGGCTGGCTGGCCGTGATGCCCGACGTCCATCTCGGCAAGGGCGCCACGGTGGGCTCGGTCGTGCCGACGGTCGGCGCGATCGTGCCGGCAGCGGTCGGCGTCGACATCGGCTGCGGCATGATCGCGACCCGCACGACGCTGACCGCATCGGACCTGCCCGAGAACCTGCGTGGCCTGCGCCACGCGATCGAGGCGGCGGTGCCGCACGGACGCACCGTGGGCCGTCGCGACAAGGGCGCGTGGGAGACGCCGCCCGAGGCCACCAGGGAAGGTTGGGGCGAGTTGCTCGCCGATTTCCGCCTGATCACCGACAAGTACCCGAAGCTGGCGCGGACCAACAACCTGCATCACCTCGGCACGCTCGGCACGGGCAACCACTTCGTCGAAGTCTGCCTCGACGAAGACGATCGCGTCTGGTTCATGCTGCACTCGGGCTCGCGTGGCGTGGGGAACGCCATCGGCACGCACTTCATCGAGCTGGCCAAGCAGGACATGCGTCGCTGGATGATCAACCTGCCCGACCAGGACCTTGCCTACCTGCCGGAGGGCAGCGAGCACTTCGGCAATTACGTGTTCGCGGTGGACTGGGCGCAGCGCTATGCACGCACCAACCGCGCGATCATGATGGGCCATGTGATCGAGGCGGCGCGCAAGGTCATCGGCAAGCCGTTCGAAGCGTGGGCCGAGGCGGTCAACTGCCACCACAACTACGTGAGTCGCGAGACCCACCTGGGCAAGGAGGTGCTGTTGACCCGCAAGGGTGCGGTGAGCGCGCGCAAGGGCGAACTGGGGATCATCCCGGGCAGCATGGGCGCGAAGAGCTTCATCGTGCGCGGCCTCGGCAACGAGGAAAGCTTCAACAGCTGCAGCCATGGCGCGGGACGCGTGATGAGCCGTACCCAGGCGAGGAAGGAGATCACGCTGGACGATCACCGCAAGGCGACCGAGCACGTGGAATGCCGCAAGGATCGCGACGTCATCGACGAATCGCCGGCGGCTTACAAGCCGATCGAAGCGGTGATGAAGGCCCAGGAAGACCTGATCGAAATCGTCCACACGCTACGCCAGGTGGTCTGCGTGAAGGGATAG
- the rbsD gene encoding D-ribose pyranase — protein MRRSGLLHAELNRIIAAMGHTDTLVIGDVGLPVPHGVPCIDLAVLPGTPSFAVVFEAVFAQLAVEHATIASEVHAHNPAMVALKGRLDDNGVPVDELSHEDFKAATRRAVAVVRTGETSPYANIILHAGVTF, from the coding sequence ATGAGACGTAGCGGCCTGCTGCATGCCGAACTCAACCGCATCATCGCCGCGATGGGCCACACCGATACGCTGGTGATTGGCGATGTCGGCCTGCCCGTGCCGCATGGCGTGCCGTGCATCGACCTCGCCGTGCTGCCGGGCACGCCGTCCTTCGCGGTGGTGTTCGAGGCGGTGTTCGCCCAGCTTGCGGTGGAACACGCGACGATCGCCAGCGAAGTCCACGCGCACAATCCGGCCATGGTCGCGCTGAAGGGCCGCCTGGACGACAACGGCGTACCCGTGGACGAACTCAGCCACGAGGACTTCAAGGCGGCCACCCGCCGCGCGGTGGCCGTGGTGCGCACGGGCGAAACCTCGCCTTACGCCAACATCATCCTGCATGCCGGCGTCACCTTCTGA
- a CDS encoding ABC transporter permease subunit, whose amino-acid sequence MTLQMNWSRATTLLQRLGSVIGLVLLFIVLSVMSPDFLTTGNLLTVLRQVSINALIAFGMTFVILAGGIDLSVGAILAFTGAITAGLMAAGHGMVLSIGAGLGLGLILGMINGVLVSWGRVAPFIATLGTLTLLRGLTLSYTQGSPIPVSNPGFALIGGGYVANLVPLPVIWMFIAFAVCGFLLRGTVFGRHVVAIGGNEEAARLSGVRIAPMKLAIYGLSGLLSAFAGIVLTSRLYSAQATAGAGYELDAIAAVVLGGTSLAGGRGWLFGTLIGALLIGFLNNGLNLLGVSSFYQQVVKGIVILIAVLLDRRQ is encoded by the coding sequence ATGACGCTGCAAATGAACTGGAGCCGGGCCACCACGCTGCTCCAGCGGCTCGGATCGGTGATCGGCCTCGTGCTGCTCTTCATCGTGCTGTCGGTGATGAGCCCCGACTTCCTCACCACCGGCAACCTGCTGACGGTGCTGCGCCAGGTGTCGATCAACGCGCTGATCGCCTTCGGCATGACCTTCGTGATCCTCGCCGGCGGCATCGACCTGTCGGTGGGCGCGATCCTCGCCTTTACCGGCGCGATCACCGCCGGGCTGATGGCCGCGGGCCACGGCATGGTGCTGAGCATCGGCGCCGGCCTCGGCCTCGGCCTGATCCTCGGCATGATCAACGGCGTGCTGGTCTCGTGGGGCCGCGTCGCCCCGTTCATCGCCACTCTGGGCACGCTCACACTGCTTCGCGGACTCACGCTCTCGTACACGCAGGGCAGCCCGATCCCGGTGAGCAACCCCGGCTTCGCGCTGATCGGCGGTGGTTACGTGGCCAACCTGGTGCCGCTGCCGGTGATCTGGATGTTCATCGCCTTCGCGGTGTGCGGTTTCCTGCTGCGCGGCACGGTGTTCGGCCGCCACGTGGTGGCCATCGGCGGCAACGAAGAAGCCGCGCGCCTGTCCGGCGTACGCATCGCCCCGATGAAGCTGGCGATCTACGGCCTGTCCGGTCTTCTCTCCGCCTTCGCCGGCATCGTGCTTACCTCGCGCCTGTACTCGGCGCAGGCCACCGCCGGCGCGGGCTACGAGCTGGACGCCATCGCGGCCGTGGTGCTGGGCGGCACCAGCCTCGCCGGTGGTCGCGGCTGGCTCTTCGGCACGCTGATCGGCGCGCTGCTTATCGGCTTTTTGAACAACGGCCTCAACCTGCTCGGCGTAAGCTCGTTTTACCAGCAGGTCGTCAAGGGCATCGTCATCCTGATCGCCGTCCTGCTCGACAGGCGGCAGTGA
- a CDS encoding sugar ABC transporter ATP-binding protein → MGTPIIRMKGIQKAFGPVKVLEGVGFELCPGEVHALMGENGAGKSTLMKILTGIYAPDAGSIEVDGKAVSITSPADAEKYGIAIIHQELNLIPALSIADNLFLGREMHHFGLLNRKAMETTAKEWLVRVGMTKLDPATRIERLSVGQQQMVEIARALGQKARVLIMDEPTAALTESETTTLFKLIRELREQGTGIVYVSHRMEEIFALCDRISVLRDGHFVGTRPVPGLAFDEVVKMMVGRTLDARYPTRTPNIGEVRLKVEHVSGGMVKDVNFELHAGEVLGVAGLLGAGRTEMARLLFGLDKLESGTVTLDGKVVTPKSPSEAIHAGFGFVTEDRKAQGLVLDMSLRENVSLPRVPAHAGLVDRGSEKKQTSGLIDALKIRTRDMELDVRALSGGNQQKVVLAKWLALKPRVLILDEPTRGVDVGGKAEIYHIINQLAEQGVAILMISSELPEVLAMSDRILVMHEGHATALLDAHGATQEAVMTAATGGK, encoded by the coding sequence ATGGGCACGCCGATCATCCGGATGAAGGGCATCCAGAAGGCCTTCGGCCCGGTGAAGGTGCTCGAAGGCGTGGGCTTCGAACTGTGCCCCGGCGAAGTGCATGCGCTGATGGGAGAGAACGGCGCGGGCAAGTCCACGCTGATGAAGATCCTCACCGGCATCTACGCGCCTGACGCGGGCAGCATCGAAGTGGACGGCAAGGCGGTATCGATCACCTCGCCCGCCGACGCCGAGAAGTACGGCATCGCGATCATCCATCAGGAACTCAACCTGATCCCGGCGCTGAGCATCGCCGACAACCTGTTCCTCGGTCGCGAGATGCATCACTTCGGCTTGCTCAACCGCAAGGCGATGGAGACCACCGCGAAGGAATGGCTGGTGCGCGTCGGCATGACGAAACTGGACCCGGCCACGCGCATCGAACGGCTCTCCGTGGGCCAGCAGCAGATGGTGGAAATCGCCCGCGCGCTCGGCCAGAAAGCCCGCGTGCTGATCATGGACGAGCCCACCGCGGCGCTCACCGAAAGCGAAACCACCACGCTGTTCAAGCTGATCCGCGAACTGCGCGAGCAGGGCACGGGCATCGTCTACGTGTCGCACCGCATGGAAGAGATCTTCGCCCTGTGCGACCGCATCTCCGTGCTGCGCGACGGCCACTTCGTCGGCACGCGCCCCGTCCCGGGCCTGGCGTTCGACGAGGTGGTGAAGATGATGGTCGGGCGCACGCTGGATGCGCGCTATCCGACTCGCACGCCGAATATCGGCGAGGTACGCCTCAAGGTCGAGCACGTCAGCGGCGGCATGGTGAAGGACGTCAACTTCGAACTGCACGCGGGCGAAGTGCTCGGCGTCGCCGGCCTGCTCGGCGCCGGCCGCACCGAGATGGCGCGCCTGCTGTTCGGCCTGGACAAGCTCGAAAGCGGCACCGTGACGCTCGACGGCAAGGTGGTGACACCGAAATCGCCCAGCGAAGCGATCCATGCCGGCTTTGGCTTCGTCACCGAAGACCGCAAGGCGCAGGGCCTGGTGCTCGACATGAGCCTGCGCGAAAACGTCAGCCTGCCGCGCGTTCCCGCGCATGCCGGCCTCGTCGATCGCGGCAGCGAAAAGAAACAGACCTCCGGCCTCATCGACGCGCTGAAGATCCGCACGCGCGACATGGAGCTGGATGTGCGCGCGCTGTCCGGCGGCAACCAGCAGAAAGTGGTGCTGGCCAAGTGGCTGGCCCTGAAGCCGCGCGTGCTCATCCTCGACGAGCCGACACGCGGCGTGGACGTGGGCGGCAAGGCCGAGATCTATCACATCATCAATCAACTCGCGGAGCAGGGCGTGGCCATCCTCATGATCTCGTCGGAATTGCCGGAGGTGCTCGCCATGAGCGATCGCATCCTCGTCATGCACGAAGGCCATGCGACGGCCCTGCTTGATGCGCACGGCGCCACCCAGGAAGCCGTGATGACCGCCGCGACCGGAGGCAAGTGA
- the rbsB gene encoding ribose ABC transporter substrate-binding protein RbsB yields MRKLTLFAAAAAATLLAACSQQGPGESAPSAAATAGGAAAGGKPVIGLALSTQNNPFFVELKDGAQKAADTAGVQLVVVDAQDDPARQISSVEDLIQKRVSVILLNPTDSSALAGAVQSAQRANIPVITLDRGVDGADVASHIASDNIAGGKMAADFLAKQLNGKGNIIELQGVAGTSAARERGKGFDDEIATTGMKVVAQQPANFDRAQGLSVSENLLQGNSDVQAIFAQNDEMALGAVQALAGKNKKVLVVGFDGTPDGKKAVQDGGMAATVAQQPEEIGRLGIETGKKLIDKQPVEKSIAVPLKLLTKE; encoded by the coding sequence ATGCGCAAACTCACCTTATTCGCTGCCGCTGCCGCAGCCACGCTTCTCGCCGCCTGCTCGCAGCAGGGCCCGGGCGAGTCGGCGCCGTCCGCCGCCGCCACCGCAGGCGGTGCCGCCGCGGGTGGCAAGCCGGTGATCGGCCTGGCGCTGTCCACGCAGAACAACCCGTTCTTCGTTGAACTGAAGGACGGCGCGCAGAAGGCCGCCGATACCGCGGGCGTGCAGCTGGTGGTGGTCGACGCGCAGGATGATCCGGCGCGCCAGATCTCCAGCGTCGAAGACCTGATCCAGAAGCGCGTCTCGGTGATCCTGCTGAACCCGACGGATTCCTCGGCGCTGGCCGGTGCCGTGCAGTCCGCGCAGCGCGCGAACATCCCGGTGATCACGCTGGACCGTGGCGTCGATGGTGCCGACGTCGCTTCGCACATCGCCTCGGACAACATCGCCGGCGGCAAGATGGCGGCGGATTTCCTCGCCAAGCAGCTCAACGGCAAGGGCAACATCATCGAGCTGCAGGGCGTGGCCGGTACCTCGGCAGCGCGCGAGCGCGGCAAGGGCTTCGACGACGAGATCGCCACCACCGGCATGAAGGTGGTTGCGCAGCAGCCGGCCAACTTCGACCGTGCACAGGGCCTCTCGGTCTCCGAGAACCTGCTCCAGGGCAACAGCGACGTCCAGGCGATCTTCGCCCAGAACGACGAGATGGCCCTCGGCGCGGTGCAGGCGCTGGCCGGCAAGAACAAGAAGGTGCTGGTCGTCGGCTTCGACGGCACGCCCGACGGCAAGAAGGCCGTGCAGGACGGTGGCATGGCCGCCACGGTGGCCCAGCAGCCGGAAGAGATCGGCCGCCTCGGCATCGAGACCGGCAAGAAGCTGATCGACAAGCAGCCGGTGGAGAAGTCCATCGCGGTGCCGCTCAAGCTGCTCACCAAGGAATAA
- a CDS encoding SDR family NAD(P)-dependent oxidoreductase — protein sequence MSTDSKGFAIVTGASSGIGEVYAERLADRGYDLILVARRLDRLEALGRKITERTGRKVETLQADLTLRSDLAKVEERLASDPSITLLVNNAGISLEGSLLENGSPAIEKILAINTVAPTILTAVAAKAFVARNNGGIINIASVLAFVPEMFDGIYSGTKAHVLNITLSLAEKLKGTGVHAQAVLPGATRSEIWENSGKDVDALLPGMVMETADLVDAALLGYDRGEVVTIPPLQDEAQFEAYNSARLAMGPNLSRKEVAPRYRR from the coding sequence ATGAGCACTGATTCCAAAGGTTTTGCCATCGTTACGGGCGCCTCGTCGGGCATTGGCGAGGTGTACGCCGAACGGCTGGCCGACCGTGGCTACGACCTGATCCTGGTCGCGCGCCGCCTTGATCGCCTGGAGGCCCTGGGCCGCAAGATCACCGAGCGCACCGGTCGCAAGGTCGAGACGCTGCAGGCCGACCTCACCCTGCGTTCGGACCTGGCCAAGGTGGAAGAACGCCTCGCCTCGGACCCCTCCATCACCCTGCTGGTGAACAACGCCGGTATCTCTCTCGAGGGCAGCCTGCTCGAGAACGGCTCGCCGGCGATTGAGAAGATCCTCGCGATCAACACCGTCGCGCCGACGATCCTCACCGCCGTGGCGGCCAAGGCCTTCGTGGCCCGCAACAACGGCGGCATCATCAATATCGCCTCGGTGCTGGCCTTCGTCCCGGAGATGTTCGACGGCATCTACAGCGGCACCAAGGCGCACGTGCTCAACATCACCCTGAGCCTGGCGGAAAAGCTGAAGGGCACGGGCGTGCATGCGCAGGCCGTGCTGCCGGGCGCGACCCGCAGCGAAATCTGGGAAAACTCCGGCAAGGACGTCGACGCGCTGCTGCCGGGCATGGTCATGGAGACCGCCGACCTCGTGGACGCCGCCCTGCTCGGCTACGACCGTGGCGAAGTCGTCACCATCCCGCCGCTGCAGGATGAAGCCCAGTTCGAGGCCTACAACAGTGCGCGCCTTGCGATGGGCCCGAATCTGTCGCGCAAGGAAGTGGCCCCGCGCTACCGCCGTTGA